The Bombyx mori chromosome 4, ASM3026992v2 region cttaacatcaggtggactgtgagctcgtcccaccatctaaacgatttaaaaaaaaataaaaaaaaaatataattatttctcTCTTGGACCACTGGACTCCTTCCCGTTATTGATCATATCCAGAATCATTCATTATCCAGCGGTATCTTTCCAAGCGCAAATTATACAACTTTCAACGAAGCTTGCGGAGAGCACtgaatggtaggcagcgacttggctctgtccctgacattgctgacgtttatgagcgacagtaaccacttaccatcaggtaggccgtatgctcgtctgcccacttaagcaataaaaaaaacaaaaaaaaacaactgcttAAAAAAACCCAATCCATTAGGATTTTTCAGAATAccgtttatttttgcttctacAAAGGCTTTGAACGTTTGATTCACATTGGAGAGTGGAATACTGGGTGCTGTCATCCAGTAATGATAGCACCGTCAAATTCCGGGCAAAAACGCATTAAACATGACATAATGTAATGCATTTTAGCACCGTTGACTTTGTCACACCTCTAACCTTCCTTAGCtccattaatataaaaacatcTCCGACTGTAGTGAATTGGTTTCGTAGTTACTTGTCTGATCGCCGACACCAGATATACTATAAGAGTGCTTTTTGTTCATGGTGTGAAGCGCGCGTAGGTATACCGCTGGGTGGCGTATTATCTTCTttactttttataaattctgtattaaaaaatttactactaccatacggtataaaagacagagagaaccgaagtccctccgtattAGATTTACGTAAATATTATGATCACGTATCATATATCCCGCACTaaacacggttttttttttttttttaattacttagatggatggacgagttcgcagcccacctggtgttaagtggttactggagcccatagacatccacaacgtaaatgcgccacccacctcgagatataagttctaaggtctcagtatagttacagtatagtCAAGTGGTTGCCAAATGCCAATTTCCCTTCGCCATAATAACTACTCATGTCCTTTTTTTGTACTATAATCCCTTTTTATGCCCATTCGCACTTCTCTCAAAGAAGGATTCGTGTTCgcgaaatgcaataaaaaaatctcgtaGATGAAATAAATTTTCGGTAAAACAGTTATTTACTGAGTACTGATTACTTcagtgatttttttaagggcACGAAATGCGTCCATCGACTTGATTTCATTTTCCCGTATTTGTGCACTTTATTATACGTTTCATTATTCGTTTAAATCTGAAGAGATACtccattttaacaaaataaaacaattcacacaacttacTCCTCGTGTTCACGTCAAAATATCGGCTTAGCGTTTGATCTCAAAATCTGAGTCAAATCTGATCAAAGTCTGAGCTCCATTTCTTTTGCCTATTCAATTAtcgaatcaaaataaaaaatataccttaaaatcaaaattcatttcatttcattccataatatcatttttcataaaagaatataaattaaaataagacatgaccaaAAGGtatcagttaccaggtcataaaatcctttaaaaaatgtAGGTTATGCTGTTGACAATTtgacaggactttttggcgggaacgcgaggagtgaagttgtgtgatttgttttattttgcctgtttagtgtttcttcaggtttaaatgtataatgatggtggtttattaactgtttgatatctgtgaaagtgcacaaatgtgggaaaataaaacaaagccgctagacgtaacttctcgggttcctccaaaaagtctattgaaaaaatctcagtaaaggaccaccattttactaagattatacttcatcccacatcatctcatcgcatttcttttaatttcatcccagttgattaatgtctcaaattaatcatcttcatttcatttcattttctttcatttcactccatattatcatttttcataaagataagattaaaaattaaaataggacttgacctaaaggtcttagttactaggtcataaaatcctttaaaaaaaaacagtgttgactgactttttggcgggaacgcgaggagtgaagttgtgtgatttgttttattttgtctatttaatgtttctttgggtttaaatgtgtaataatggtggtttattaactgtttaatatctgtgaaagtgcacaaatgtgggaaaatgaaacaaagccgctggacgtaacttcttgggatcctccaaaaagtccactgaaaaaatcttagtaaatgaccaccatgttactgagattatatatcatcccatttcatttcatttaatttcatcccagttgattaatgtctcaaattaatcttcttcatttcatttcattttctttcatttcactccataatatcatttttcatacaaatatgaatataaattaaaataagacatgacttaaaggtcttagttaccaggtcataaaatccttttaaaaaaaaacattgttgacTGTTGAAGTGTTGAAGGTTGACCTACAGCGACGCGGTAGAGTTGTGTttgttaatgataatatttttctgatgaaacttaatatattaaatgataCTGATTGTATTTGTTGAATAGTTGTATAAGTGTGCTTCCAGTATGTTGGTTCTATTCGAGACACCGGCGGGCTATGCCATATTTAAGGTAAAACCAGCACGTGTTGATTCTAACCTCATACGACACGAGCTTTAATAACTGTTCTCAGtttaatcttaaaataaatgtacattttAAGAAAGGCAAATTTAAAACTCCCCAACTGACTGAGCTAAGCTGAAACTGACTAAAATAAGATAGTCATTCTGTATGTATATGGTGTTATCCACAATGTTTGTTATGAGAATTTATAATTCAATCCAAGATAATGAAATGACATACATAGAATCCACGAATGTAGGAAATACCTATACCCTAACATATAGTATGATCTATACTATATGGTTGGGGACACTGTTAGTATAGTTTTCTCTCTCACAGTGCTATTATACACTATACATTATATAGTACAGTACCTGGATGTAATGTGATACAGGTACTTCGTaacttttattacttatattatttttccCATAAAACCAATACATACTTTGCTTGTGTGATTATTTAGATGAAATGTATaccactatattattatatccagccaaaaacaaaaatggtaaaaataaattcttttatattgtaattgtaGTTGCTGGATGAGTCTAAGCTGAGTGAGATTGACAACTTGTACCAAGAATTTAACACTCCAGAAGGGGCTTCCACAGTGtaagtaaaaaatgaaatttaatagaGTAATTTACTCAGTATAGAACTGACCGAATTGTTTATCAATCAAATACTTTAACTGCAATACTTTTACAGGGTTAAGTTAAAGAACTTTGTAAAGTTTGAGGACACAACAGAAGCTTTGGCAGCCACTACTGCAGCTATTGAGGGCAAGATATCTAAGCCCCTAAAGAAAGCTCTTAAGAAGTATGTTTGTAAAGAGGTTCAGGATCAACTCCTTGTCGGTGACTCTAAGCTGGGAAGTGCCATTAGAGAAAAATTTGACTTACAATGTGTATCAAATACTAATGTCCAGGAACTGCTCCGGTGTATTCGCTCACAGATGGACAGTCTCCTAGCTGGACTTCCTAAAAAAGAAATGACAGCTATGGCTTTGGGCCTGGCTCACTCTCTTTCGAGGTACAAATTAAAGTTCTCTCCTGACAAAATAGACACTATGATTGTTCAAGCTCAGTGTTTGCTTGATGATCTTGACAAGGAATTAAACAACTACATCATGAGGTGCCGTGAATGGTATGGTTGGCATTTCCCAGAGCTTGGGAAAATCATCACTGATAACACTTTGTTTGTAAAAGTGGTAAAACTCATTGGCACACGAGACTATGCATCCAAGACTGATTTATCTGACATTTTACCTGAAGACTTAGAAGAGAAAGTTAAGGAAGCAGCTGAGATCTCCATGGGAACTGAAATATCTGAAGACGACATTATGAACATACAGAATCTGTGTGATGAGATTATTTCCATCACAGACTACAGGACTCATTTAACAGACTACTTGAAGGCGCGTATGATGGCAATGGCACCAAACCTCACTGTACTCATTGGTGAACACATTGGAGCACGACTTATTGCTCATGCAGGCTCACTAATGAATTTGGCAAAACATCCTGCTTCTACAATACAGATTTTTGGTGCAGAAAAAGCTCTTTTCCGTGCCTTAAAAACGAAGAAAGACACACCAAAGTATGGATTGATATATCACGCTCAGTTAGTGGGCCAGTGCAGTACAAAAAACAAAGGTAAAATGTCAAGAATGTTGGCTGCTAAGGCAGCACTTGCGACTAGAGTTGATGCATTTGGAGAAGATGTGTCTTTTGAGCTCGGAGCTGAACATAAAGTGAAATTAGAGAACCGCCTGCGACTACTGGAAGAAGGAAACCTGCGTAGGATTAGTGGAACAGGGAAAGCAAAAATCAAATTTGAGAAATATCACAGTAAAAGGTAAGACCTTCATTGACCTAATTAAATCACAACATGACCGTACCAACATGAGTTAAAAAAACTGTTAGTAACTGTGTTCATATTTAAAATACTGTTAACTGCTTCTAACATGTACTCTTTCCCATTTAGTGAAGTCTATCAATATCCTGATGCAAGTGATAACACAATTGACAAGAAGCCGATCAAGCGAGAACACTCTCCAGATGAAGACCAAGTGTCAGCCAAAAAGATAAAACTAGAGAATGATGTTAGTAAAGTAAgagataattttttaaattaagcttGAAATTACCAATGCTTATAGACGCGGGAATCAGTCATCGGCGACACCCTAGACACGTCTtcacggatccatcagatccaatagccCTTGCCTTAGATGCCTTTggctctaacactagaagtaGGGaccctcggtaaccgtactctttGAACTCGGTAAAGAATTCCACATGCAATCtcacctaaacatcagccccctgagtttctcgccggatcttgtcagggGGTCATGATTCCAATCCGGTTGtggattcattcgtgaagcagccgcctttgagttgttaggtctgctttagaggtgctcgggcagctgttagcaaatcccacccctcctggctgagcctctcCTCGCTTatttgtcctggtgaaattgaaaaggcctccgggccaccagtaatccgtcattgataaagaaaaaataataataaataatcatgaTTTATATCTTATGTATAAAGcggggtggcggcgtttacatCCATGGTCTCTGCTAACAATTAAACACTAGACGGGTTTGTCATTctatttcaagaaaaaaaaatgtacctataTAATACTAGTATATCTTCAGCACTAAAAACAAAATCTGAATGGGTTGGAACCACTGTAGCAGATAAACAATCCAAATCAGTTTATTTCACAGCAAGAATTGTTGGAATTTTAGCCTTGAGCATGGGAATGTGAAGTTAATTGTGCCTTGAGTCATGATGtggaagtcttaattgtattgtagaCACTAAAAACCCCACCGCTAGTAATTAAGCAACTCACACATAAAGATATATAAAGCATATATAAAATTCGTTATTTACGTAATTCAGTCTGTGATTCTGATACCTTC contains the following coding sequences:
- the LOC101742458 gene encoding nucleolar protein 58 isoform X2, whose product is MLVLFETPAGYAIFKLLDESKLSEIDNLYQEFNTPEGASTVVKLKNFVKFEDTTEALAATTAAIEGKISKPLKKALKKYVCKEVQDQLLVGDSKLGSAIREKFDLQCVSNTNVQELLRCIRSQMDSLLAGLPKKEMTAMALGLAHSLSRYKLKFSPDKIDTMIVQAQCLLDDLDKELNNYIMRCREWYGWHFPELGKIITDNTLFVKVVKLIGTRDYASKTDLSDILPEDLEEKVKEAAEISMGTEISEDDIMNIQNLCDEIISITDYRTHLTDYLKARMMAMAPNLTVLIGEHIGARLIAHAGSLMNLAKHPASTIQIFGAEKALFRALKTKKDTPKYGLIYHAQLVGQCSTKNKGKMSRMLAAKAALATRVDAFGEDVSFELGAEHKVKLENRLRLLEEGNLRRISGTGKAKIKFEKYHSKSEVYQYPDASDNTIDKKPIKREHSPDEDQVSAKKIKLENDVSLKNIKTENEEPAEDALPEPSSEKKKKKKRKSEVKTEPEPEPEVSLEEPKSEKKKKKKRQSQADE
- the LOC101742458 gene encoding nucleolar protein 58 isoform X1; the protein is MLVLFETPAGYAIFKLLDESKLSEIDNLYQEFNTPEGASTVVKLKNFVKFEDTTEALAATTAAIEGKISKPLKKALKKYVCKEVQDQLLVGDSKLGSAIREKFDLQCVSNTNVQELLRCIRSQMDSLLAGLPKKEMTAMALGLAHSLSRYKLKFSPDKIDTMIVQAQCLLDDLDKELNNYIMRCREWYGWHFPELGKIITDNTLFVKVVKLIGTRDYASKTDLSDILPEDLEEKVKEAAEISMGTEISEDDIMNIQNLCDEIISITDYRTHLTDYLKARMMAMAPNLTVLIGEHIGARLIAHAGSLMNLAKHPASTIQIFGAEKALFRALKTKKDTPKYGLIYHAQLVGQCSTKNKGKMSRMLAAKAALATRVDAFGEDVSFELGAEHKVKLENRLRLLEEGNLRRISGTGKAKIKFEKYHSKSEVYQYPDASDNTIDKKPIKREHSPDEDQVSAKKIKLENDVSKVSLKNIKTENEEPAEDALPEPSSEKKKKKKRKSEVKTEPEPEPEVSLEEPKSEKKKKKKRQSQADE